The following proteins are encoded in a genomic region of Sorangiineae bacterium MSr12523:
- a CDS encoding thiolase family protein, translating to MADIVIAEAVRSAVGRAHKGSLALKRPDELAGDVIRALLARVPQVKPELVEDLVLGCAMPEGEQGLNVARLAGLLGGLSQDSSAMTINRFCSSGLQAIALAAGAIAIGTNDIVVAGGVESMSMVPMTGNKLSASSEVMEKFPSAYTPMGITAENVAAKFDVSRADQDAFALKSQQKATAAREAKKFEDEVVTVRGIRYQGNDRVTFDFRQDELIRPETTAEGLAQLKPAFSAKGVVTAGNSSPLSDGAAAALVLSKAKADELGVKGLGYFRAYATVGVDPAIMGIGPVPAVQKLLQKTGKSIKDIDVFEVNEAFASQSVYVQRTLGIPEEKLNVNGGAIALGHPLGCTGAKLTATALYELKRRGGKYAIVTMCIGGGMGAAALLEAIR from the coding sequence ATGGCTGATATCGTCATTGCAGAGGCAGTTCGTTCCGCGGTGGGGCGCGCGCACAAGGGTTCGCTGGCGCTGAAGAGGCCCGACGAGCTCGCGGGCGACGTGATCCGTGCACTCCTGGCCCGCGTTCCGCAGGTCAAGCCGGAGCTGGTGGAAGATCTCGTTCTGGGCTGCGCCATGCCCGAGGGCGAGCAAGGTCTGAACGTGGCGCGGCTCGCGGGCCTGTTGGGCGGGTTGTCGCAGGATTCGTCGGCGATGACCATCAATCGATTCTGCTCGAGCGGCCTGCAGGCCATTGCGCTCGCAGCGGGCGCGATTGCCATCGGGACGAACGACATCGTCGTCGCCGGCGGCGTCGAGTCGATGAGCATGGTGCCGATGACCGGCAACAAGCTGAGCGCGTCGTCCGAAGTGATGGAGAAGTTCCCCTCGGCGTACACGCCGATGGGCATCACGGCAGAGAACGTGGCGGCGAAGTTCGACGTGTCGCGCGCCGACCAAGATGCGTTCGCGCTGAAGAGCCAGCAAAAGGCCACGGCGGCGCGCGAGGCGAAGAAGTTCGAGGACGAGGTCGTGACGGTCCGCGGGATTCGTTACCAAGGCAACGATCGCGTCACCTTCGACTTCCGTCAGGACGAGTTGATCCGCCCGGAGACGACGGCGGAAGGTCTCGCGCAGTTGAAGCCGGCGTTCAGCGCGAAGGGCGTGGTCACTGCAGGCAACAGCTCGCCGCTGTCCGATGGTGCGGCGGCCGCGCTGGTGCTCAGCAAGGCGAAGGCCGACGAGCTCGGGGTCAAAGGCCTCGGCTACTTCCGCGCCTACGCCACCGTGGGCGTCGACCCGGCCATCATGGGCATCGGCCCCGTTCCGGCGGTGCAGAAGCTTCTGCAGAAGACCGGAAAGAGCATCAAGGACATCGACGTGTTCGAGGTGAACGAGGCCTTCGCCAGCCAATCCGTGTACGTCCAGCGCACCTTGGGCATCCCGGAGGAGAAGCTCAACGTGAACGGCGGCGCCATTGCCCTGGGCCATCCGCTCGGGTGCACGGGCGCCAAGCTGACGGCGACGGCCCTCTATGAGCTGAAGCGCCGCGGTGGCAAGTACGCGATCGTGACGATGTGCATTGGCGGCGGCATGGGAGCTGCTGCGCTGCTCGAAGCGATCCGTTAA
- a CDS encoding 3-hydroxyacyl-CoA dehydrogenase NAD-binding domain-containing protein: MSKAIRRTAVIGAGVMGSGIAAHFANAGLEVLLLDIVPPNLTDAEKKDTRPGGARNRFSAGGLEKAIKSRPAAFFHKSNARLVSVGNTEDDLEKLKDYDLVVEAVIERLDVKQALFAKLEKILPAHAIVASNTSGLRIHDMMTGRTEAFKKNFLVMHFFNPVRYMKLLELVAGPDTDPATVERIRRFGEDALGKGIVFGKDTPNFVGNRIGVHAMMAVIHQMLQDGLTPEDVDNITGVPLAHPKSASFRTGDLVGLDTFVHVAQNCFDSLTNDEDRAVFEVPAFIRTMVEKKFLGDKTKGGFYRKGANKAIETFDPVKLEYRPKGGDEGIKGVTKSVSKIEDPKERVRKIVADPGKAGQFAWKVASRSLAYSARRIGEIADSVVAIDDAMRWGYNWELGPFEMWDALGFAETVDRMEKEGIKLPDSVKKMRASGATGFYKDDTVYDLLKGAYVKREVDPRNATLTILRRGQAPVLKNDGAEAWDLGDGVLGLTFKTKANSIDPDVISMLSQAAEKAESDFRALVIANQGEFFCVGANLLLVVMAASQKEWGQIETMVKGYQDATQRLKYAHVPVVAAPYNMTLGGGLELCFGSDAVQAAAETYSGLVEVGVGLIPGGAGTMNMLWRALETIPEGTTVVTQEFVTQTFKNIALAKVATSAEEGKALGYFRRTDGVSFDRARQLTEAKARAIGMAEAGYHPPVPRAYTLPGESGIATLSMMVDTLQAGGFASEHDAKIARKLAVVLCGGAGGASREVTEQEVLDLEREAFVSLCGEPKSQERMQYMLMNNKPLRN; the protein is encoded by the coding sequence ATGAGCAAGGCGATCCGACGTACGGCCGTCATCGGCGCAGGTGTGATGGGAAGCGGCATCGCCGCGCATTTCGCCAACGCGGGACTCGAGGTCCTGCTTCTGGACATCGTTCCGCCCAACCTCACGGACGCGGAAAAGAAAGACACCAGACCTGGGGGCGCGCGCAATCGCTTTTCGGCGGGTGGCCTGGAGAAGGCCATCAAGTCCAGGCCTGCCGCGTTCTTCCACAAGTCGAACGCGCGGCTCGTCTCGGTGGGCAACACCGAGGACGATCTCGAGAAGCTCAAGGACTACGACCTGGTCGTCGAGGCCGTGATTGAGCGGCTCGATGTGAAGCAGGCGCTCTTCGCCAAGTTGGAGAAGATTCTCCCGGCGCACGCCATCGTGGCGTCGAATACGTCGGGGTTGCGCATCCACGACATGATGACCGGCCGCACCGAGGCGTTCAAAAAGAACTTCCTCGTGATGCACTTCTTCAATCCGGTCCGCTACATGAAGCTCCTCGAGCTCGTGGCCGGTCCGGATACGGATCCCGCGACGGTCGAGCGCATTCGCCGCTTCGGCGAGGATGCTCTGGGCAAGGGCATCGTTTTCGGCAAGGACACGCCGAACTTCGTGGGCAACCGCATCGGCGTTCACGCCATGATGGCGGTCATTCACCAGATGCTGCAGGACGGACTCACGCCGGAGGACGTCGACAACATCACCGGCGTGCCGCTCGCGCACCCGAAGAGCGCGAGCTTCCGCACGGGCGACCTCGTTGGGCTCGACACCTTCGTGCACGTCGCGCAGAACTGTTTCGACTCGCTCACCAACGACGAAGACCGCGCGGTGTTCGAAGTCCCGGCCTTCATCCGCACCATGGTCGAGAAGAAGTTCCTCGGCGACAAGACCAAGGGCGGCTTCTACCGCAAGGGCGCGAACAAGGCGATCGAGACGTTCGATCCCGTGAAGCTCGAGTACCGCCCCAAGGGTGGCGACGAAGGCATCAAGGGCGTCACCAAGAGCGTCTCGAAGATCGAGGACCCGAAGGAGCGCGTTCGCAAGATCGTCGCCGACCCGGGCAAGGCCGGTCAGTTTGCCTGGAAGGTCGCCTCGCGTTCGCTCGCGTACTCGGCGCGCCGCATCGGTGAAATCGCCGACAGCGTGGTCGCGATCGACGATGCGATGCGCTGGGGTTACAACTGGGAGCTCGGGCCCTTCGAGATGTGGGACGCGCTCGGCTTTGCCGAGACGGTGGACCGTATGGAGAAGGAGGGCATCAAGCTTCCCGACTCCGTGAAGAAGATGCGCGCGAGCGGCGCGACGGGCTTCTACAAGGACGACACCGTCTACGATTTGCTCAAGGGCGCGTACGTCAAGCGCGAGGTCGATCCGCGCAACGCCACGCTCACCATTCTCCGCCGCGGTCAGGCGCCGGTGCTCAAGAACGACGGCGCCGAGGCGTGGGATCTCGGCGACGGCGTGCTCGGGCTCACCTTCAAGACGAAGGCGAACAGCATCGATCCCGACGTTATCTCCATGCTGTCGCAAGCGGCCGAAAAAGCCGAAAGCGACTTCCGCGCGTTGGTCATCGCGAACCAGGGCGAGTTCTTCTGCGTCGGCGCGAACCTGCTCCTCGTCGTGATGGCCGCCAGCCAGAAAGAGTGGGGCCAGATCGAGACGATGGTGAAGGGCTACCAGGACGCAACGCAGCGCCTGAAGTACGCGCACGTGCCGGTCGTCGCGGCGCCGTACAACATGACCCTCGGCGGCGGTCTCGAGCTTTGCTTCGGCAGCGACGCGGTGCAGGCCGCGGCCGAGACCTACTCGGGCCTGGTCGAAGTCGGCGTCGGGTTGATCCCTGGCGGCGCGGGCACGATGAACATGCTCTGGCGCGCGCTGGAGACGATTCCGGAAGGAACCACCGTCGTAACGCAGGAGTTCGTCACGCAGACCTTCAAGAACATCGCGCTCGCCAAGGTGGCGACCAGCGCGGAGGAAGGGAAGGCGCTCGGTTACTTCCGCCGCACGGACGGCGTGTCGTTCGACCGCGCGCGGCAGCTCACCGAGGCGAAGGCGCGGGCCATCGGCATGGCGGAGGCGGGGTACCATCCGCCGGTTCCGCGGGCGTACACGCTCCCGGGCGAAAGCGGCATCGCCACGTTGAGCATGATGGTCGACACCCTCCAAGCGGGCGGCTTCGCCAGCGAGCACGATGCGAAGATCGCGCGCAAGCTGGCCGTGGTGCTCTGCGGCGGCGCCGGCGGCGCGTCGCGCGAGGTGACGGAGCAAGAGGTGCTCGATCTCGAGCGCGAGGCCTTCGTGAGCCTCTGCGGCGAGCCGAAGAGCCAAGAGCGCATGCAGTACATGCTCATGAACAACAAGCCGCTGCGGAACTAG
- a CDS encoding inorganic phosphate transporter, which yields MLSLLIAVIVTAVVFDFINGFHDAANAIATVVSTGVLPIRTAVFIAGIFNFVGAVTGTAVAKTIASGFADPAVVSQTVVLAALIGAIIWNLITWWYGIPSSSSHALVGGLAGAVTAHAGLHAFRWVALVEKVIVPLVVSPTLGFLIAFFVMIALLWIVRRMRPDFVHKGSRRLQLVSACLMALSHGSNDAQKSMGIITLALLAFMAKGHHTGIPEWVLPHGKANEVPYWVILVCAAAIALGTMAGGKKIIKTMGTKIIRISPLQGFAAETSGALTILTASHLGVPVSTTHCINACIMGVGASKRVSAVRWGVAGNIVIAWILTLPLSAAISFVTMVLLRGVG from the coding sequence ATGCTGAGTCTTCTCATCGCCGTCATCGTCACGGCCGTCGTGTTCGACTTCATCAACGGCTTTCACGATGCCGCGAATGCAATTGCCACGGTCGTTTCGACCGGGGTTCTTCCCATTCGCACCGCGGTGTTCATCGCTGGCATCTTCAACTTCGTCGGTGCTGTCACGGGCACCGCGGTGGCCAAGACCATCGCCTCGGGCTTCGCCGATCCCGCAGTGGTCTCGCAGACGGTCGTCTTGGCCGCATTGATCGGTGCCATCATCTGGAACCTCATCACGTGGTGGTACGGCATTCCTTCGAGCTCATCGCACGCGCTCGTGGGCGGCCTGGCCGGCGCGGTCACCGCACACGCGGGACTTCACGCCTTCCGCTGGGTCGCGCTGGTCGAGAAGGTGATTGTGCCGCTGGTGGTGTCCCCCACCCTGGGCTTCCTCATCGCCTTCTTCGTGATGATTGCGCTTCTATGGATCGTGCGCCGCATGCGCCCGGATTTCGTGCACAAGGGTTCGCGGAGGCTGCAGCTCGTTTCCGCGTGCCTGATGGCGCTGTCGCACGGCTCGAACGACGCGCAAAAGTCGATGGGCATCATCACGTTGGCGCTGCTGGCCTTCATGGCCAAGGGCCACCACACCGGAATTCCGGAGTGGGTCCTGCCGCACGGCAAGGCAAACGAGGTCCCCTACTGGGTCATCCTCGTCTGCGCAGCGGCGATTGCTCTCGGGACGATGGCGGGCGGTAAGAAGATCATCAAGACGATGGGGACGAAGATCATCCGTATCTCGCCCTTGCAGGGCTTCGCGGCCGAGACGAGCGGCGCGCTCACGATTTTGACCGCGAGCCACCTGGGCGTTCCGGTCTCGACGACCCATTGCATCAACGCCTGCATCATGGGCGTGGGCGCCAGCAAACGCGTGAGCGCCGTCCGCTGGGGCGTCGCCGGGAATATCGTCATTGCGTGGATATTGACGTTGCCTTTGAGTGCCGCGATTTCCTTCGTGACGATGGTGCTCTTGCGAGGCGTGGGCTGA
- a CDS encoding ATP-grasp domain-containing protein has translation MKRIGVLGGGQLGTMLAGAIHDLGAEACIYEPEPAAPACARFREVVNAAWTDAEALGRFFASCEAVTYEMEHIDTRALKALDTTKLLPNVHVLETAQDRAHEKTFLQQAGLPHVAFAVARNRDELLRLAPSFGFPFIVKTVRGGYDGKGQAFVATAADLEPIASKLAPDGVYLLEEAIDLALEASVILGRSPRGEEVVFPVFENVHSEHILDLTVVPARIPPELSEKLQAIAIDAARALGVHGLLTTEFFVSRKPGRPTGRSVNVGDYHVYVNEFAPRPHNSGHVTRNACTASQYDVLARILLDVPVSSPALVGPGVFCMGNLLGDVWLAQGRRDLDLSSLRQFPEVIDVVLYGKRDAQPRRKMGHFVTHAPDADRAIQAAKAFRKNLLT, from the coding sequence ATGAAACGAATCGGCGTTCTCGGTGGGGGTCAACTCGGGACGATGCTCGCGGGGGCGATTCACGACCTCGGTGCGGAAGCGTGCATCTACGAACCGGAACCTGCTGCCCCTGCCTGCGCGCGGTTTCGTGAGGTGGTCAACGCAGCGTGGACCGATGCGGAGGCGCTCGGCCGCTTCTTCGCCTCGTGCGAAGCCGTCACCTACGAGATGGAGCACATCGACACGCGCGCCCTGAAGGCGCTCGACACGACGAAGCTCCTTCCCAATGTGCACGTTCTGGAGACGGCGCAGGACCGCGCGCACGAAAAGACGTTTCTCCAGCAGGCCGGCCTGCCGCACGTGGCCTTCGCCGTCGCGCGCAATCGCGACGAGCTTCTCCGGCTCGCGCCCTCGTTCGGGTTCCCCTTCATCGTCAAAACGGTGCGCGGGGGCTACGACGGCAAAGGGCAGGCCTTCGTGGCCACGGCCGCGGATCTCGAGCCCATTGCAAGCAAGCTCGCACCGGACGGCGTGTACCTCCTCGAGGAGGCCATCGATTTGGCGCTCGAGGCCAGTGTCATCTTGGGCCGGTCGCCACGTGGCGAAGAAGTCGTGTTCCCCGTGTTCGAGAACGTGCACAGTGAGCACATTCTGGATCTCACGGTGGTCCCGGCGCGTATTCCGCCGGAGCTGTCCGAGAAGCTGCAGGCCATCGCCATCGATGCGGCGCGCGCGCTCGGCGTGCACGGTTTGCTCACGACCGAATTTTTCGTGTCGCGCAAGCCCGGCCGCCCGACGGGGCGCAGCGTGAACGTCGGCGATTACCACGTCTACGTGAACGAGTTCGCACCGCGGCCGCACAATTCGGGGCATGTCACACGCAATGCGTGCACGGCGAGCCAGTACGACGTGCTTGCGCGGATTCTGCTCGACGTGCCCGTCTCCTCCCCCGCCCTGGTCGGCCCCGGCGTTTTCTGCATGGGCAATTTGCTAGGCGACGTATGGCTGGCGCAAGGGCGGCGCGATTTGGATCTTTCGAGCTTGCGCCAATTTCCCGAGGTCATCGACGTGGTCCTCTACGGCAAGCGCGACGCGCAACCCCGCCGAAAAATGGGGCATTTCGTGACCCATGCGCCGGATGCCGACCGAGCCATCCAAGCGGCCAAGGCTTTCCGAAAGAACCTTCTCACTTGA
- a CDS encoding DUF47 family protein → MSLQSVVRWLLPREDHFYDFLERQAKVASEAATALAEFHNPDSTVASVRSKVQAAEHTGDRIVHEMEEALAKTFVTPIDREDLQRLSSQLDTVTDLANAAARTCDLFGVPRPTEPMIALIDKLIECTRVLTEAIPMLRTQDYKELLEKCRVLRGIEKEADVIYREAISHLFHSDQIDAKKLLREKTVLDELENAVDYCEYVSETLANLAVKQS, encoded by the coding sequence ATGAGCCTCCAATCCGTAGTGCGATGGCTCCTCCCTCGCGAGGATCACTTCTACGACTTTCTCGAACGGCAAGCGAAGGTGGCCTCCGAGGCTGCCACGGCGCTCGCCGAGTTTCACAATCCCGATTCGACCGTCGCCAGCGTGCGCTCCAAGGTGCAGGCCGCCGAGCACACGGGCGACCGAATCGTCCACGAGATGGAAGAGGCGCTGGCGAAGACCTTCGTCACGCCGATCGATCGCGAAGACCTGCAGCGCCTTTCCTCGCAGCTCGACACGGTGACCGATCTCGCCAATGCGGCCGCGCGTACGTGCGACCTCTTCGGCGTCCCGCGCCCCACCGAGCCGATGATTGCCCTCATCGACAAGCTGATCGAGTGCACCCGCGTGCTCACGGAAGCCATTCCGATGCTGCGCACGCAAGATTACAAAGAGCTTCTCGAGAAGTGCCGCGTGCTGCGCGGCATCGAGAAGGAGGCGGACGTCATTTACCGCGAGGCGATAAGCCACCTTTTCCATTCGGATCAAATCGACGCCAAGAAGCTTTTGCGCGAAAAGACGGTGCTGGACGAGCTGGAAAACGCGGTCGACTACTGCGAGTACGTGTCAGAAACGCTGGCCAATCTCGCCGTCAAGCAAAGCTGA
- the purE gene encoding 5-(carboxyamino)imidazole ribonucleotide mutase, whose protein sequence is MTHPLVGIIMGSDSDWETMKHAADLLAAHAIPYEVAVISAHRTPERMVEYAKNAAGRGLKIIIAGAGGAAHLPGMVSALTPLPVLGVPVQSKALSGLDSLLSIVQMPPGIPTATFAIGNGGATNAAAFAMRILALEDARVRDGLERYRQENEARALDGHAKIQKP, encoded by the coding sequence ATGACTCACCCGCTCGTCGGCATCATCATGGGGAGCGACTCCGATTGGGAGACGATGAAGCACGCGGCCGATTTGCTGGCCGCGCACGCCATTCCCTACGAGGTCGCAGTCATCAGCGCACATCGCACACCCGAGCGGATGGTGGAGTACGCCAAGAACGCTGCCGGGCGCGGGCTCAAAATCATCATCGCCGGCGCCGGCGGTGCAGCACACCTTCCGGGCATGGTGTCCGCGCTCACCCCGCTTCCGGTGCTCGGCGTGCCGGTGCAATCGAAGGCGCTCAGCGGATTGGACAGCCTGCTCTCCATCGTGCAGATGCCACCCGGCATCCCCACTGCGACGTTTGCCATTGGAAATGGCGGCGCCACCAATGCGGCGGCGTTTGCCATGCGCATTCTCGCCCTCGAGGACGCGCGCGTTCGCGATGGGCTCGAACGTTATCGTCAGGAAAATGAAGCGCGTGCCTTGGACGGCCACGCGAAAATACAGAAGCCATGA